A window of the Streptomyces finlayi genome harbors these coding sequences:
- a CDS encoding TerD family protein → MTHAMLKGSNVPLDATAVRAVLRWTPGADVPDVDASALLLGASGRVRSDEDFVFYNQPRHPSGLVRRLPKRSVPEGLTDTIEADLCALDPSVEQVVISASSDGAAFERVRDLRILLYDAATAGGDPLAVFDVRAETGEETAIICGELYRRGEGWKFRAVGQGYPTGLVGLATAFGISVDETATEPASEPDQAAAPAGDPPAQGAVPAPPFPPAPEPAPDSQATVLHQQPAYGYPQPAGQHSAPPQPAYGYPQPAAAAAYAPDPSFTLPPQGPQFVRN, encoded by the coding sequence ATGACGCACGCGATGCTGAAGGGCTCGAACGTCCCCCTCGATGCCACGGCCGTACGGGCCGTGCTGCGCTGGACCCCGGGCGCCGACGTCCCCGACGTGGACGCCTCCGCCCTGCTGCTCGGTGCCTCCGGCCGGGTGCGTTCCGACGAGGACTTCGTCTTCTACAACCAGCCCCGGCACCCCTCCGGCCTGGTGCGACGTCTGCCCAAGCGCAGCGTCCCCGAAGGGCTCACCGACACGATCGAGGCGGATCTCTGCGCACTGGACCCCTCGGTGGAGCAGGTGGTGATCTCCGCGTCCTCCGACGGCGCGGCGTTCGAACGGGTCAGGGATCTGCGCATCCTGCTGTACGACGCCGCGACGGCCGGCGGCGATCCGCTGGCCGTCTTCGACGTCAGGGCGGAGACGGGCGAGGAGACCGCCATCATCTGCGGCGAGCTCTACCGGCGCGGTGAGGGCTGGAAGTTCCGGGCGGTCGGGCAGGGCTATCCGACGGGCCTCGTCGGGCTCGCCACGGCGTTCGGCATCTCCGTCGACGAGACGGCCACGGAGCCGGCCTCCGAGCCGGACCAGGCGGCCGCACCGGCTGGGGACCCGCCCGCGCAGGGCGCCGTGCCCGCGCCGCCGTTCCCGCCCGCACCGGAGCCCGCCCCGGACTCGCAGGCCACGGTGCTGCACCAGCAGCCCGCGTACGGGTACCCGCAGCCCGCCGGGCAGCACTCGGCCCCGCCGCAGCCCGCCTACGGCTATCCGCAGCCCGCCGCGGCGGCGGCGTACGCACCGGACCCGAGTTTCACGCTGCCCCCGCAGGGTCCCCAGTTCGTCAGGAACTGA
- a CDS encoding FmdB family zinc ribbon protein produces the protein MPRYEYRCRPCGDTFEVSRPMAESSAPATCPAGHEDTVKLLSAVAVGGAAGSAPAPAGGGGGGGCCGGGCCG, from the coding sequence ATGCCTCGCTATGAGTACCGCTGCCGCCCCTGCGGCGACACGTTCGAAGTCAGCCGTCCGATGGCCGAGTCCTCCGCTCCCGCCACCTGCCCCGCCGGCCACGAGGACACCGTGAAGCTGCTCTCCGCCGTCGCCGTGGGCGGCGCCGCCGGGTCCGCGCCCGCACCGGCCGGCGGGGGTGGCGGAGGAGGTTGCTGCGGGGGCGGCTGCTGCGGCTGA
- a CDS encoding HAD family hydrolase: protein MSTQVTLVASDLDRTLVYSAAALDLPMPDAEAPRLLCVEIYGHKPLSYVTETAGALLEALGASTVFVPTTTRTREQYHRIHLPGPAARYAICANGGHILVDGISDRDWQRQVAARLADECASLAEVRAHLVAASDPAWLLKERIAEDLFAYLVVERSLLPEGWVKELADWADGRGWTVSLQGRKIYAVPKPLTKSAAMNEVARRCGATLTLAAGDSLLDADLLLAADRSWRPAHGELADSGWTAPNVEVLGETGIAAGEEILRRFIGAAGAERRR from the coding sequence GTGAGCACCCAGGTGACGCTGGTCGCGAGCGACCTCGACCGCACCCTCGTCTACTCCGCCGCCGCCCTCGACCTGCCCATGCCGGACGCCGAAGCACCCCGGCTGCTCTGCGTGGAGATCTACGGTCACAAGCCGCTGTCCTACGTCACCGAGACGGCCGGGGCGCTCCTCGAAGCGCTGGGCGCCAGCACCGTCTTCGTCCCCACCACGACCCGCACCCGCGAGCAGTACCACCGCATCCACCTCCCCGGACCAGCCGCGCGGTACGCCATCTGCGCCAACGGCGGACACATCCTGGTCGACGGGATCTCCGACCGGGACTGGCAGCGGCAGGTCGCGGCCCGGCTCGCCGACGAATGCGCCTCCCTCGCCGAGGTCAGGGCCCACCTCGTCGCCGCGTCCGACCCCGCCTGGCTCCTCAAGGAACGGATCGCCGAGGACCTCTTCGCGTATCTCGTCGTCGAGCGCTCGCTGCTGCCGGAGGGATGGGTGAAGGAACTGGCTGACTGGGCGGACGGCCGGGGCTGGACGGTCTCCCTCCAGGGACGCAAGATCTACGCCGTGCCGAAGCCCCTCACCAAGAGCGCCGCCATGAACGAGGTCGCACGCCGCTGCGGCGCCACACTGACCCTCGCCGCCGGTGACTCCCTCCTCGACGCGGACCTGCTGCTCGCGGCGGACCGCTCCTGGCGACCCGCCCACGGCGAACTCGCCGACAGCGGCTGGACCGCTCCGAACGTCGAGGTACTGGGCGAGACGGGGATCGCGGCGGGGGAGGAGATACTGCGCCGGTTCATCGGCGCTGCGGGTGCGGAGCGGCGCCGCTAG
- a CDS encoding DUF4097 family beta strand repeat-containing protein — translation MTLRTRTLTGALGASGGVLVLVAVLSGCGSNDVDDAPVERKSFALGGKVLTIDSEDSGVELVPADVRQVEVTRQFDGWVVLGNGPEPVWEMNDGVLRLQVKCEAVISDCAARHQVKVPRGVAVTVQGDNGDVTATGFDTRLDLTSDNGEVVVRDSSGPLKLKSDNGEVRAERISAPSVNAHSDNGSVRLMFTRVPTLVETVSDNGGITIDLPKGDDAYAVTAEADNGDVSVRVPRRDDSVHVVRARSDNGEVTVRSAN, via the coding sequence ATGACCTTGCGTACGCGCACACTCACCGGCGCCCTCGGCGCCTCCGGTGGGGTTCTTGTTCTTGTTGCTGTCCTCAGTGGGTGCGGGAGCAACGATGTCGACGATGCTCCCGTCGAGCGGAAGTCGTTCGCGCTCGGTGGGAAAGTGCTGACCATCGATTCCGAGGACTCCGGCGTCGAGCTCGTGCCGGCCGATGTGCGGCAGGTCGAGGTGACGCGGCAGTTCGACGGGTGGGTCGTGCTGGGGAACGGGCCCGAGCCCGTCTGGGAGATGAACGACGGGGTCCTGCGCCTTCAGGTGAAGTGTGAGGCGGTGATCAGTGATTGCGCGGCTCGCCACCAGGTGAAGGTGCCGCGCGGGGTGGCCGTGACCGTGCAGGGGGACAACGGGGACGTCACCGCCACCGGGTTCGACACGCGGCTCGATCTCACGTCCGACAACGGCGAGGTCGTGGTCCGGGACTCCAGCGGTCCGCTGAAGCTGAAGAGCGACAACGGTGAGGTCCGGGCGGAACGGATCTCCGCTCCTTCGGTGAACGCCCACTCGGACAACGGCTCCGTGCGGCTGATGTTCACCAGGGTGCCGACGCTGGTCGAGACCGTCAGCGACAACGGGGGGATCACCATCGATCTGCCGAAGGGCGATGACGCGTACGCCGTGACCGCCGAGGCCGACAACGGGGACGTGTCCGTCAGGGTTCCGCGCCGCGACGACAGCGTGCACGTGGTGCGGGCGCGCAGCGACAACGGCGAAGTCACCGTCCGAAGCGCGAACTAA
- a CDS encoding DUF4383 domain-containing protein — protein MTLHVPRPRHAPPRAGRRGGAVRLDEHLPLDHRLNQVYRLGAGLTGLVLLVFGVLGLIGKVGFFDTGGDTVAGLNTNGALGVLSICGGLVLFAGMVVGGNTASTINMVLGIAFILSGFVNLALLDSDFNFLAFRMPNVLFSFVVGLMLMFFGMYGRVSGRLPHDNPYWQARHPEQAAREARRRRVPRMPEVRR, from the coding sequence ATGACCCTTCACGTTCCACGTCCACGGCATGCGCCGCCCCGGGCCGGCAGGCGCGGGGGGGCCGTGCGGCTCGATGAGCATCTCCCCCTCGACCACCGGCTCAACCAGGTCTACCGCCTCGGGGCCGGGCTCACCGGGCTCGTTCTGCTCGTCTTCGGCGTGCTCGGTCTCATCGGCAAGGTCGGATTCTTCGACACCGGAGGCGACACCGTGGCGGGCCTCAACACCAACGGCGCGCTCGGCGTCCTGTCCATCTGCGGCGGGCTCGTGCTCTTCGCCGGAATGGTGGTCGGCGGCAATACCGCCTCGACGATCAACATGGTCCTGGGTATCGCGTTCATCCTGAGCGGGTTCGTCAATCTCGCTCTGCTGGACTCCGACTTCAACTTCCTCGCCTTCCGCATGCCGAACGTGCTGTTCAGCTTCGTGGTCGGTCTGATGCTGATGTTCTTCGGCATGTACGGGCGGGTCAGCGGCCGTCTTCCGCACGACAACCCGTACTGGCAGGCCCGCCACCCCGAGCAGGCCGCACGCGAGGCACGTCGTCGGCGGGTTCCGCGGATGCCGGAGGTCCGACGGTAG
- a CDS encoding phosphoribosyltransferase: MDVVWTGSWVAERLGVELVGDGELRDLLGLALRRNPKRAHLLVSNVLGKHVPQKPSVVYGAGFELGERVRDLLGEAQARTAVVLGYAETATGLGHAVADGLGVAPYLHSTRRPVEGVARAGGFEESHSHATSHLLLPEDVDLLTPVPSGAPLVLVDDEFSTGNTVLNTIRALHELYPRERYVVVALADMRSVADRGRLAGFADEIGARVDLVARSAGTVLLPDGVLERGQELVAAQEAMAAVPEAEPAKPAPAPTRIELAWPAGVPDGGRHGFTPLHRAALEAALPGMAARIDEALGDARRVLVLGFEELMYAPLRLGTSLEEVSTAEVRYSTTTRSPVLALDDPGYAIRSRLVFPAHDNPADGPGDRYAYNVAGAGFDAVVAVVDSTADTPALHAPDGLLARLAAHTDHVLLAVVPSYTPSGTAAASRAAASRAVPSRAVPSLVAERQEPPMLPEPLRGPAFSSYAADDVGWLLQDLSGTALEAPTEEREEAIQSGGAHYAESLPVEYQPTPQYQELFKAALDTSAARVARAVGTVTETVLAERSPRPVLVSLARAGTPVGVLMRRWARFRYGLDLPHYAVSIVRGRGIDATALRWLAAHHDPADVVFVDGWTGKGAITRELAAALAEFEGFNPEIAVLADPGGCVRTYGTREDFLVPSACLNSTVSGLISRTVLRADLVGPDDFHGAKFYRELAGTDVSGHFVGTVADRFGEVVDAVDADVKELLAADRAPTWEGWAAVERISEEYGIHDVNLVKPGVGETTRVLLRRVPWKILAKRGAGADLDHVRMLAEQRGVSVEEVDALPYTCVGLIHPQFTRGATGADGKAVTGK, translated from the coding sequence ATGGACGTGGTGTGGACGGGCAGCTGGGTCGCCGAGCGGCTGGGAGTCGAGCTGGTCGGCGACGGGGAGCTCCGGGACCTGCTGGGTCTGGCCCTGCGCCGCAACCCCAAGCGGGCACACCTGCTCGTATCGAACGTACTGGGCAAGCACGTGCCACAGAAGCCCTCCGTGGTCTACGGCGCGGGTTTCGAGCTGGGGGAGCGGGTACGCGACCTCCTCGGTGAGGCGCAGGCCCGTACCGCCGTCGTGCTGGGGTACGCGGAAACCGCGACCGGCCTCGGCCACGCGGTCGCCGATGGGCTCGGCGTGGCGCCGTACCTCCACTCCACACGCCGGCCCGTCGAAGGGGTGGCCCGAGCGGGCGGCTTCGAGGAGTCGCACTCGCACGCCACCTCCCACCTGCTGCTGCCCGAGGACGTGGACCTGCTGACGCCCGTCCCGTCCGGTGCGCCACTGGTGCTGGTCGACGACGAGTTCTCCACGGGCAACACCGTGCTCAACACGATCCGCGCCCTGCACGAGCTCTACCCCCGTGAGCGGTACGTCGTCGTGGCGCTCGCGGACATGCGCTCGGTGGCGGACCGGGGGCGGCTGGCCGGGTTCGCCGACGAGATCGGCGCCCGGGTCGACCTGGTGGCCAGGAGCGCCGGGACGGTGCTGCTGCCGGACGGTGTGCTGGAACGGGGCCAGGAGCTGGTCGCGGCCCAGGAGGCGATGGCCGCCGTCCCGGAGGCTGAGCCGGCGAAGCCCGCCCCGGCCCCCACCCGGATCGAGCTGGCGTGGCCCGCCGGCGTCCCCGACGGCGGACGGCACGGCTTCACCCCGCTCCACCGCGCGGCCCTGGAAGCGGCCCTGCCCGGCATGGCGGCCCGTATCGACGAGGCCCTGGGCGATGCCCGGCGCGTACTCGTCCTCGGCTTCGAGGAGCTGATGTACGCCCCGCTCCGCCTCGGCACGTCCCTGGAAGAGGTCTCCACCGCCGAGGTGCGGTACTCCACGACGACCCGCTCCCCGGTGCTCGCCCTGGACGACCCCGGGTACGCGATACGCAGCCGGCTGGTCTTCCCGGCCCACGACAACCCCGCGGACGGCCCCGGCGACCGGTACGCGTACAACGTCGCGGGCGCCGGTTTCGACGCCGTCGTGGCCGTCGTGGACTCCACCGCGGACACGCCTGCCCTGCATGCCCCCGACGGCCTGCTGGCCCGGCTCGCTGCCCACACCGACCACGTCCTGCTGGCCGTCGTCCCCTCGTACACCCCTTCCGGTACCGCCGCCGCTTCCCGCGCCGCCGCTTCGCGAGCTGTCCCCTCGCGCGCCGTCCCCTCACTCGTCGCCGAACGGCAGGAGCCGCCCATGCTGCCCGAGCCCCTCCGAGGCCCCGCCTTCTCCTCCTACGCGGCGGACGACGTCGGCTGGCTCCTCCAGGACCTGTCCGGCACCGCACTGGAAGCGCCCACCGAGGAGCGCGAGGAAGCGATACAGAGCGGTGGCGCGCACTACGCCGAGTCGCTTCCCGTCGAGTACCAGCCGACCCCGCAGTACCAGGAGCTCTTCAAGGCCGCGCTCGACACCTCGGCCGCCCGGGTGGCCCGCGCCGTCGGCACCGTCACCGAGACCGTCCTCGCCGAGCGGTCCCCCCGCCCCGTCCTGGTCTCCCTGGCCCGGGCCGGCACTCCCGTGGGCGTACTGATGCGCCGCTGGGCCCGGTTCCGGTACGGACTCGACCTGCCGCACTACGCCGTGTCCATCGTGCGCGGCCGGGGCATCGACGCCACCGCCCTGCGCTGGCTGGCGGCCCACCACGACCCGGCCGACGTCGTCTTCGTCGACGGCTGGACGGGCAAGGGGGCCATCACCCGGGAACTCGCCGCGGCCCTCGCGGAGTTCGAGGGCTTCAACCCCGAGATCGCGGTCCTCGCCGACCCCGGCGGCTGCGTCCGGACCTACGGCACCCGGGAGGACTTCCTCGTCCCGTCCGCCTGCCTCAACTCGACGGTCTCCGGCCTCATCTCCCGTACGGTCCTGCGCGCCGACCTGGTCGGACCGGACGACTTCCACGGAGCGAAGTTCTACCGGGAGCTCGCCGGTACGGACGTGTCCGGCCACTTCGTCGGCACCGTCGCCGACCGCTTCGGCGAGGTCGTGGACGCGGTGGACGCCGACGTCAAGGAACTCCTCGCCGCAGACCGCGCCCCCACCTGGGAGGGCTGGGCCGCCGTCGAGAGGATCAGCGAGGAGTACGGCATCCACGACGTGAACCTCGTCAAACCGGGGGTCGGCGAGACCACCCGCGTCCTGCTGCGCCGCGTCCCGTGGAAGATCCTCGCCAAGCGCGGAGCGGGCGCCGACCTCGACCACGTACGCATGCTCGCCGAACAGCGCGGCGTATCGGTCGAGGAGGTCGACGCACTCCCGTACACCTGCGTGGGACTGATCCACCCACAGTTCACCCGTGGCGCCACCGGTGCGGACGGCAAGGCGGTGACGGGCAAGTGA
- a CDS encoding HpcH/HpaI aldolase/citrate lyase family protein has product MRHFGHISPAARKGLFFQEPCEFDADSPARMLSAALGATLYSPATRPHLADDVLKQAGHGLVSMVLCLEDSIDDTEVADGEANLVRQFADLDARAAQTPLLFIRVRAPGQITDLVSRLGSSVRLLSGFVLPKFTEERGVLFLEALASAEAAAGRRLFAMPVLESPELLHLETRAEVLRGISRTVDKYRDRVLALRLGVTDFCSAYGLRRASDMTAYDVQIVGAVIGDVVNVLGRADGTGFTITGPVWEYFRLQERMFKPQLRRSPFAGRAEELRTTLIEHDLDGLLREIELDRANGLLGKTCIHPSHVQPVHALSVVSHEEFSDAQDILRPGRGGGGVLRSAYTNKMNEVKPHRAWAERTVQRAEVFGVAKEDVGFVELLAAGLTD; this is encoded by the coding sequence ATGCGTCATTTCGGGCATATCTCGCCCGCTGCCCGCAAGGGCCTGTTCTTCCAGGAGCCGTGCGAATTCGACGCCGACTCTCCCGCCCGCATGCTCTCCGCAGCGCTGGGAGCCACCCTCTACAGCCCGGCGACCCGGCCGCATCTGGCCGACGACGTGCTCAAGCAGGCCGGTCACGGGCTCGTGTCGATGGTGCTGTGCCTGGAGGACTCGATCGACGACACCGAGGTGGCGGACGGCGAGGCGAACCTCGTCAGGCAGTTCGCGGACCTCGACGCGAGGGCCGCACAGACGCCCCTGCTCTTCATTCGCGTCCGCGCCCCCGGGCAGATCACCGACCTGGTGAGCAGACTCGGCAGCTCCGTCCGGCTGCTGTCCGGATTCGTCCTGCCGAAATTCACCGAGGAGCGCGGCGTCCTGTTCCTGGAGGCCCTCGCGAGCGCCGAGGCGGCAGCCGGCCGGCGGCTCTTCGCGATGCCGGTGCTGGAGTCGCCCGAGCTGCTGCACCTGGAGACGCGGGCAGAGGTCCTCCGGGGGATCTCCCGCACCGTGGACAAGTACCGCGACCGGGTGCTCGCCCTGCGGCTCGGCGTCACCGACTTCTGCTCGGCGTACGGTCTGCGCCGCGCCTCCGACATGACGGCGTACGACGTCCAGATCGTCGGGGCCGTCATCGGTGACGTCGTCAACGTGCTGGGCCGGGCCGACGGGACGGGCTTCACGATCACCGGTCCGGTGTGGGAGTACTTCAGGCTCCAGGAACGTATGTTCAAGCCCCAGCTGCGCCGCAGCCCCTTCGCGGGGCGGGCCGAGGAACTGCGCACCACCCTGATCGAGCACGACCTGGACGGACTGCTGCGCGAGATCGAGCTGGACCGTGCCAACGGGCTGCTCGGCAAGACCTGCATCCACCCGTCCCACGTCCAGCCCGTGCACGCGCTGTCCGTGGTCAGCCACGAGGAGTTCAGCGACGCGCAGGACATCCTGCGGCCCGGGCGCGGTGGCGGCGGAGTGCTCCGGTCGGCGTACACGAACAAGATGAACGAAGTGAAGCCGCACCGGGCATGGGCCGAGCGCACCGTGCAGCGGGCCGAGGTCTTCGGTGTGGCCAAGGAAGACGTCGGGTTCGTGGAGCTGCTGGCCGCGGGCCTGACGGACTGA